In Sparus aurata chromosome 5, fSpaAur1.1, whole genome shotgun sequence, the genomic window TTGAACTTTTCACCTTTCAAGATCTTTCAAggtataaaacacaaaaacatgttgaataCGCGATGCCATTTACTCACTTCAtcaaactttctgtcactgtagACTTCATTCTTGTCGATAAACGTCAGCATGATCCAGTCGCAGATAATGGTGCACTGGAGGGTTGAAATGTCAAGAAAACAACAGTTTCTGTTGAAGAAAGCGATATCTGCCACTTCAAAGTCTCAAAGATAAGTCAGGAATGTTGTAATTACTCACAATCCCAACAGAAGTCATAGCAGTCACTGTGCTGATGATGGTCGGAATGGGGCTGAATTTACcagcctgaaaaacaaaatgaaacaatataaCAACAGTCATTAGAGGGAGCTGAAAGTGAAGCGTAGTGATGACGGAGAATGCTCTCACGTGTCCGTGAACTATGACGTCCAGACGGATGCCGTAGGCTTTGATAAGTGTCCGAGACTCTACCCCATCCTTTCTGTAGTATTTGGCAAACCTGGAGAATTATACAGAAATCATGAGTGCAGGAAACTCGCCAGGTCGAATGCTGAACAATAAAAAAGTCGGTGTTGGGTGTTGGGAGCTCACCTGTAATAGTAACCAGAGTTGGCCTGATCCTTCCGGAGATCAAGACGACGGAAGGCGTATGTTGGTTTACAGTTTGAAGGATCGATGTCCAGGTTACACTGCCAGTTGATGAAAACTCCTATAACTCCTccctgacaaaacaaaacagacagaggTGGAAGACGtggctgctcagtttgtctacTTCAGTGAAAGAATGAATATGAGAAGGAGTCTTGTACATTGAATCGAAACATTAGCACACGTTGCAGTGTTGATCTTTTACTCACAGTCCTGCAGAGCTCAGTGAAATTCTCCCTCGCCTTATGTGCGATGTAGCCCAGGCGGAAGTTCGGACAGTACGGCTCCTTCTCCTCGTGGTATTGACACTTATTGAGATATTTCTGCATGTCACGCTTGTTTGAAGCATCTTTGATGTTTCCCCTGCAAAAGACAAGAACAAGAACTCTTCTTGAGCTCATCCGCTGATGTCCAAAAGCATTGGCttcagtgtgcgtgtgtgtgtgtgtgtgtgtgtacctcagCACTTTAAATTTGGGGAAGTGGATGGAGTTTCTGATGAACACTGTGAAATTGATGGCCTCTTCTAACGCGGGTTCTCTGTTGAAGACACCAAATAATCAGAGCCGTTGTATTCTGCCTCCGTCAGTTGGTTTCAGGCCGAGAAAATATAACAGACGTGTTCTGTCGACTTTGTGATATTGGCAAAAATCACATAATTATCCAAAGAATCGATAAAATATTGTATCGTGATGAAACTGGCGAATTACACCCCTAGTTGATATCAATCAAGCTTCATCCAAACACCCACCCTGCCTGTTTGTACTGATGTAAAGACTGACTGTTCTGATATTAAAATATCATAAATGTCTGACCAGTTCATTTAAAAACTTTCTGTAGTTTTTATATCCCAGATATGTAACTCTTGCTCCAACCAACATGGTGGAGAGTTATTTTATCATCTACCTTACCGAACTACAGCGTACTCCTCAATAGGACACCAGCTTTGGATCTCACAGGTTTTGAAGGTGTGGTTGTAGTACTGAACGCATCTGCCCGTTCTTCTGCctgcaaaaaaataatgttgaaaACAGATGTGTGAcgaaacacaaaccaaacaagcTCGAAGAAAGACTTTGTGAGGAATAAAAAACAGTACCATGGCCGTCAAAGTCCACCTCTCCCTGGACGCAGTCAGAGTCTTTTGTACAGTTGGCATTGGCGACATTGAAATGCtgaagtgaaataaaacagatgtTCAGTCGTGAGAGAAAACGGGTGTTTAC contains:
- the p2rx2 gene encoding P2X purinoceptor 2, which produces MCEGSRFVTGLRDFVKEYFLSFWDYETPKVMVVKNRTLGVIYRSVQFLVITYFIWYVFISQKAYQESETRPESSVYTLMKGTAVHGDDILDTVEYARPSEGGDVISTILRREVTYDQSQGTCAEHFNVANANCTKDSDCVQGEVDFDGHGRRTGRCVQYYNHTFKTCEIQSWCPIEEYAVVREPALEEAINFTVFIRNSIHFPKFKVLRGNIKDASNKRDMQKYLNKCQYHEEKEPYCPNFRLGYIAHKARENFTELCRTGGVIGVFINWQCNLDIDPSNCKPTYAFRRLDLRKDQANSGYYYRFAKYYRKDGVESRTLIKAYGIRLDVIVHGHAGKFSPIPTIISTVTAMTSVGICTIICDWIMLTFIDKNEVYSDRKFDEVIKEPPVPISTELSYINSFGSNHSDLSEGVPL